One stretch of Methylococcus capsulatus DNA includes these proteins:
- a CDS encoding POT family MFS transporter: MRRPFRAPYVPMSRYRTAPLASTKLPPGIPFIIGNELAERFSYYGMRAILVVFMTRYLVDAVGNPAPMSESEAKGYFHLFVSLTYFTPFLGALLADGVLGKYRTIIALSVVYCLGHFVLALDDSRTGLLLGQSLIALGAGGIKPCVSAHVGDQFGQSNRHLLSQVYGWFYLAINLGAFVSMLLIPWLLERYGASVAFAVPGLLMLIATLVFWAGRHRFVHIPPEGMRFIREALSSEGRRGLGRLIGVFLFITMFWALFDQTGSSWVLQSQRMDRVLFGQEILPSQIQAANPLLIVLLTPLFYRLLYPALGRIAPLTALNKIALGLSFMVSAFALAAWIQTKIDTGLKPSIGWQVLAYLLLTSAEVMVSITSLEFAYTQAPLTMKSFVMSLYLGAVALGNLFTALVNFWIERSKTPWLDGAGYFWFFTGLMLATALGFFAYSRGYREELHLHMEQ, from the coding sequence ATGCGCCGTCCTTTCCGAGCACCCTATGTCCCGATGAGCCGTTACCGCACCGCGCCCCTGGCCTCCACCAAACTGCCGCCCGGCATTCCCTTCATCATCGGCAACGAGCTGGCCGAGCGCTTCAGCTATTATGGGATGCGGGCGATCCTGGTGGTGTTCATGACCCGTTATCTGGTGGATGCCGTGGGCAACCCGGCGCCCATGTCGGAAAGCGAGGCGAAGGGCTATTTCCATTTGTTCGTGTCGCTCACCTATTTCACGCCATTCCTCGGTGCACTGCTGGCCGACGGTGTGCTGGGCAAGTATCGCACCATCATCGCCCTTTCGGTGGTCTATTGCCTCGGTCACTTCGTGCTGGCCCTGGACGATAGCCGGACGGGCCTCCTGCTGGGCCAGTCGCTGATCGCCCTGGGCGCCGGCGGCATAAAGCCCTGCGTTTCCGCGCACGTGGGCGATCAGTTCGGGCAATCCAACCGACATCTGCTGAGTCAGGTCTACGGTTGGTTTTATCTTGCCATCAATCTGGGTGCCTTCGTATCCATGCTGTTGATCCCCTGGCTGCTGGAACGCTATGGCGCCTCAGTCGCCTTTGCCGTGCCAGGCCTCCTGATGTTGATAGCGACCCTCGTTTTCTGGGCGGGGCGGCACCGCTTCGTGCACATTCCGCCCGAGGGCATGCGCTTCATCAGGGAAGCCTTGAGCTCCGAGGGGCGGCGCGGACTGGGGCGGCTGATCGGCGTGTTTCTCTTCATAACCATGTTCTGGGCACTGTTCGACCAGACCGGCTCATCCTGGGTACTGCAGTCGCAACGCATGGACCGAGTACTGTTCGGCCAAGAGATCCTGCCTTCGCAGATCCAGGCGGCCAATCCCTTGCTGATCGTGCTGCTCACACCCCTGTTCTACCGCCTGCTGTACCCGGCGCTAGGACGCATCGCACCGCTGACCGCGCTGAACAAGATCGCACTGGGTCTGTCGTTCATGGTGTCGGCCTTCGCCCTTGCCGCCTGGATACAGACGAAAATCGACACAGGATTGAAACCCTCCATCGGCTGGCAGGTGCTGGCTTATCTGCTGCTGACTTCGGCCGAAGTCATGGTGTCCATCACCTCGTTGGAGTTCGCCTACACCCAGGCACCGTTGACCATGAAGTCCTTCGTGATGTCGCTGTACCTTGGTGCCGTCGCGCTGGGAAATCTGTTCACCGCCTTGGTGAACTTCTGGATCGAACGCTCGAAAACGCCGTGGCTGGACGGTGCCGGCTATTTCTGGTTCTTTACCGGGCTCATGCTGGCCACGGCGCTCGGCTTTTTCGCTTACAGCCGGGGCTACCGGGAAGAATTGCATCTGCACATGGAACAGTGA
- a CDS encoding type II toxin-antitoxin system RelE/ParE family toxin, with product MIQLTRERKKAWSNASRYAHVAASCPEMDCEVVFEREEWQAVWLVAREPLPPKPPNLNDAIRLIACEATALLFRGRVARKLPRDIQETARSKLIQIDQSTAVEQLRIPPGNRLDLLKDDWAGSWSIRINNLWRVCFRWEGEHAYDVEIVDYH from the coding sequence TTGATTCAATTGACACGAGAAAGAAAAAAGGCCTGGTCCAATGCATCCCGTTATGCGCATGTCGCGGCAAGCTGTCCGGAGATGGATTGCGAGGTGGTGTTTGAACGGGAGGAGTGGCAAGCGGTTTGGCTGGTCGCTCGCGAACCGTTGCCGCCGAAGCCGCCGAATCTGAATGACGCCATCCGCCTCATCGCCTGTGAGGCTACTGCCTTGCTTTTCCGGGGGCGGGTAGCCCGAAAACTACCGCGAGACATTCAGGAAACGGCCCGAAGCAAGTTGATCCAAATTGACCAGTCCACGGCGGTGGAACAGTTGCGGATTCCTCCAGGCAATCGCCTGGATCTGTTGAAAGACGACTGGGCAGGGAGCTGGAGCATTCGAATCAACAATCTATGGCGCGTGTGCTTCCGCTGGGAGGGGGAGCATGCTTACGACGTAGAGATTGTGGACTATCACTGA
- a CDS encoding glycine zipper 2TM domain-containing protein yields MNGCGVQVPKSSKGAGLFPLPPAGRHFIAGALISALLVSGCASTGGYRQTYGSSSQARLAQLSEAYNQTLAEGCVAGAALGGLAGGLIGRDWKGAVAGLLAGAALGCAAGNYMGNLQNNYAREEDRLNAVIIDIRRDNQSLAELIPVAQRVVEDNKARVAELNQAIAAGRISRAQAAGQLADLDVSRSQLQATLGSAKKRLAEQHAAVAMNTYNANPQLANIAREELARKEQQIQSLESELNTLTQLRSVDRVG; encoded by the coding sequence ATGAACGGGTGCGGTGTGCAGGTTCCCAAATCTTCCAAAGGGGCGGGTCTCTTCCCCCTGCCTCCGGCAGGGAGACATTTCATCGCCGGTGCGTTGATCTCGGCCCTGCTCGTTTCCGGTTGTGCCAGTACCGGAGGTTATCGGCAGACCTACGGGAGCTCCAGCCAGGCACGCCTGGCGCAGCTTTCCGAAGCCTACAACCAGACCCTGGCGGAGGGCTGCGTCGCCGGCGCCGCGCTGGGTGGTCTGGCCGGCGGCCTAATCGGCAGAGACTGGAAAGGCGCGGTGGCCGGTCTGCTCGCGGGCGCCGCCTTAGGCTGTGCCGCGGGGAACTACATGGGCAATCTCCAGAACAATTACGCCCGGGAAGAGGACCGGCTGAATGCCGTCATCATCGATATCCGCCGCGACAACCAGTCGCTTGCGGAACTGATCCCCGTCGCCCAGCGCGTCGTGGAGGATAACAAAGCGCGGGTTGCGGAACTGAACCAAGCCATCGCTGCCGGACGGATCAGCCGTGCCCAGGCTGCCGGCCAACTGGCCGATCTCGATGTGAGCCGCTCCCAGTTGCAGGCGACGCTGGGCAGCGCCAAGAAGCGTCTGGCCGAGCAGCATGCGGCGGTTGCGATGAACACGTACAACGCCAATCCGCAGTTGGCGAACATCGCGCGCGAGGAACTGGCCCGGAAGGAACAGCAGATCCAGTCCCTCGAATCGGAATTGAATACCTTGACCCAACTACGGAGTGTGGACCGTGTCGGTTAG
- a CDS encoding alkaline phosphatase family protein, producing MSFKIQVAAMDTSNDNIVNYDTLVFFDTANGIKAGPFALPFTGPAYVKASEKKSAPFFFEGTPNKAGAAFFVSRLAPDLSEVHVARYSGNFIPRNAPILADVDDINNNVGYWAPQPDYRIPERISPGFSSFPDRELEDIYEDQVRLFVDYQTRVALHAIERNPDADLVMTYIEQPDGSGHQFMLTDDRQATDPTDPNSIGSGQDRAKRFRYARYLEKAYQAANEAVHRIIQKVGVNRRSGKPNSDIFVVSDHGFAPFHTAVSLPNYFANIGMDPNKVRVYTSGPAVNVYINLAGRESGGTVTKAEYVELLGKIEAALWKLTDDNAIYTRGHAGMPVFDRVYKRPVPPDLNDPMLGRTTDNLIGQDSGDVYGILRVGYNFDGTQNPFVVRKGDIMAVAPQLPVFSVPNFYGAHGYAPEYKAMSASFLAAGPHIGKGRPDKVRNIDVAPTILGILGVPPAPTVQGKPIDLSGDLRWPW from the coding sequence GTGAGCTTCAAGATTCAAGTGGCCGCCATGGACACCAGCAACGATAACATCGTCAATTACGATACCTTGGTGTTTTTCGACACCGCCAATGGAATCAAAGCCGGCCCGTTTGCGCTGCCCTTCACTGGCCCTGCCTACGTCAAGGCTAGTGAAAAAAAATCGGCGCCGTTCTTCTTCGAAGGTACACCGAACAAGGCAGGGGCGGCGTTTTTTGTCAGTAGACTGGCTCCCGATCTGAGCGAGGTCCATGTCGCCCGATATAGCGGCAACTTCATCCCGCGCAACGCGCCCATACTCGCCGACGTCGATGACATCAACAATAACGTGGGCTACTGGGCGCCGCAGCCGGATTATCGCATTCCCGAACGCATCAGTCCCGGGTTTAGCAGTTTTCCCGATCGCGAACTTGAAGACATCTACGAAGACCAAGTCAGGCTTTTTGTCGATTACCAAACCCGCGTAGCGTTGCACGCCATCGAACGAAACCCCGACGCCGATCTGGTGATGACCTATATCGAGCAGCCAGACGGTTCAGGCCATCAATTCATGCTGACCGATGACCGTCAAGCGACAGACCCCACCGATCCCAACAGCATCGGCAGCGGCCAGGACCGCGCGAAGAGATTCCGTTATGCCAGATATCTGGAAAAAGCGTATCAGGCCGCGAATGAGGCGGTGCATCGGATAATCCAAAAGGTGGGTGTGAACCGCAGGAGCGGCAAGCCTAACAGTGACATTTTCGTGGTTTCGGATCACGGCTTCGCACCCTTTCACACCGCCGTGAGCCTGCCTAACTATTTTGCCAACATAGGCATGGACCCCAACAAGGTACGGGTTTATACCTCTGGCCCTGCGGTCAATGTCTATATCAATTTGGCCGGTCGCGAAAGCGGCGGTACCGTCACCAAGGCCGAGTATGTGGAACTTTTGGGCAAGATCGAAGCTGCGCTATGGAAGTTGACTGACGACAATGCGATCTACACCCGAGGCCATGCCGGCATGCCGGTGTTCGACCGCGTTTACAAGCGCCCGGTGCCGCCAGACCTCAACGATCCCATGCTGGGCCGGACGACGGATAACCTCATCGGCCAGGATTCAGGCGACGTCTATGGCATTCTTCGGGTCGGTTACAACTTCGACGGCACGCAAAATCCCTTCGTTGTCCGCAAGGGCGACATTATGGCGGTTGCGCCGCAATTACCCGTGTTTTCTGTGCCCAACTTCTATGGCGCTCACGGTTATGCCCCAGAATATAAAGCCATGAGCGCGTCCTTTCTGGCTGCGGGACCTCACATCGGCAAAGGCCGCCCGGACAAGGTGCGCAACATCGATGTGGCCCCGACCATTCTCGGCATTCTAGGTGTTCCGCCCGCGCCCACCGTGCAGGGAAAACCCATTGACCTCTCAGGCGATCTGAGGTGGCCCTGGTAG
- the rep gene encoding DNA helicase Rep, giving the protein MNGLNPQQHAAVTTLDCPLLVIAGAGSGKTRVITEKIAYLIRQGIPARHIVAVTFTNKAAREMKNRVGKLADDRSLRGLTVSTFHALGLDIVRREHKALELKAAISIFDEQDRQALLRELIRHGDHRFDPEQVDACAARISRWKNRFITPDRAGMLAEPGAAETAELYRSYMRHMKAYNAVDFDDLILLPVMLFQQNAEVLDKWRSQIRYLLVDEYQDTNQTQYELIKALTGAVGKFTVVGDDDQSIYAWRGAQPENLAQLRNDFPRLKVIKLEQNYRSIGRILKAANQLIGNNPHIFEKKLWSAMGHGDPIRVLKHRDEIAEARQIAADIVHHKFRHNTRFADYAILYRGNHQSRQFERALREFSVPYHISGSLSFFGYTEVKDVMAYLRLLVNPDDDAAFLRIINVPRREIGPTTLEKLGQYANRRHISLYAACFELGLEQSLPANAIQRLRRFGEHIADTADRAARGDTFKIIDDFLGSIGYENWVRENSNDAKAADRKFGNVRELLDWLRHIAEKDGENLNLAETVAKAMLLDVLDRNQEDNAGDRVSLMTLHAAKGLEFPHVYLVGMEENLLPHQTSIDDGNIEEERRLAYVGITRARRDLTLSYCSHRKRYGEMVGCEPSRFLAELPQEDLEWPDRQPLDPEVKRERGRASLAQMRSLLSD; this is encoded by the coding sequence ATGAACGGTCTCAATCCCCAGCAACACGCGGCAGTCACCACTCTGGACTGTCCGCTACTCGTGATCGCCGGCGCCGGCAGCGGCAAAACCCGCGTCATCACCGAAAAAATCGCCTACCTGATCCGCCAGGGTATCCCGGCCCGTCACATCGTCGCCGTCACCTTCACCAACAAGGCAGCGCGCGAAATGAAGAACCGTGTCGGCAAGCTGGCCGACGACCGGTCTCTACGCGGGCTCACGGTCTCCACCTTCCACGCCCTCGGATTGGACATCGTCCGCCGTGAACACAAGGCGCTGGAACTCAAGGCGGCCATCTCCATCTTCGATGAACAGGACCGGCAGGCATTGCTGCGGGAACTGATCCGCCACGGCGACCACCGCTTTGATCCGGAACAAGTCGACGCCTGCGCCGCGCGCATCTCGCGGTGGAAGAACCGCTTCATCACCCCCGACCGTGCCGGCATGCTCGCTGAACCCGGCGCAGCCGAAACGGCCGAGCTGTACCGGTCCTACATGCGCCACATGAAGGCTTACAACGCGGTCGATTTCGACGACCTGATCCTGCTGCCGGTGATGCTGTTCCAGCAGAACGCCGAAGTGCTGGACAAATGGCGCAGCCAGATCCGCTATCTGCTGGTCGATGAATACCAGGATACCAACCAGACCCAGTACGAACTAATCAAGGCGCTCACCGGAGCCGTAGGCAAATTCACCGTGGTCGGCGACGACGACCAGTCCATCTACGCCTGGCGCGGTGCCCAGCCGGAAAACCTGGCCCAGCTTCGCAATGATTTTCCCCGGCTCAAGGTCATCAAGTTGGAGCAGAACTACCGCTCCATAGGCCGCATCCTCAAGGCCGCCAACCAGCTCATCGGCAACAATCCGCACATTTTCGAAAAGAAACTGTGGAGTGCGATGGGCCACGGCGACCCGATTCGGGTGCTCAAGCACCGCGACGAAATCGCCGAAGCACGCCAGATCGCCGCCGATATCGTGCATCACAAATTCCGCCACAACACCCGCTTCGCCGACTATGCCATCCTCTACCGCGGCAACCACCAGTCGCGGCAGTTCGAGCGCGCGCTGCGGGAATTCAGCGTGCCATATCACATCAGTGGCAGCCTGTCTTTCTTCGGCTACACCGAAGTGAAGGACGTCATGGCCTACCTGCGCCTCCTGGTCAATCCGGACGACGACGCCGCCTTCCTGCGCATCATCAACGTCCCGCGCCGCGAAATCGGCCCCACCACGCTGGAAAAACTCGGCCAGTACGCCAACCGCCGTCATATCAGCCTGTACGCCGCGTGCTTCGAACTGGGTCTGGAACAGTCGCTGCCCGCCAACGCCATCCAGCGCCTGCGCCGCTTCGGTGAGCACATCGCCGACACCGCCGACCGCGCCGCGCGCGGCGACACCTTCAAGATCATCGACGATTTTCTCGGCTCCATCGGTTACGAAAACTGGGTAAGGGAAAACAGCAACGACGCCAAAGCCGCCGACCGCAAATTCGGCAACGTGCGCGAATTGCTCGACTGGCTCCGGCACATCGCCGAGAAGGACGGCGAAAACCTCAACCTTGCCGAAACCGTGGCTAAAGCCATGCTGCTCGACGTGCTGGACCGCAACCAGGAAGACAACGCCGGCGACCGGGTCAGTCTCATGACCCTGCACGCCGCCAAGGGACTGGAATTTCCCCACGTCTACCTGGTCGGCATGGAGGAAAACCTCCTCCCCCACCAGACCAGCATCGACGACGGCAACATCGAGGAAGAGCGCCGCCTCGCCTACGTGGGCATCACCCGCGCCCGCCGCGACCTCACCTTAAGCTACTGTAGCCATCGGAAACGTTACGGCGAAATGGTCGGCTGCGAGCCCAGCCGCTTCCTCGCCGAGCTGCCGCAGGAAGATCTGGAATGGCCCGACCGCCAGCCACTCGATCCCGAAGTGAAGCGTGAACGCGGCCGCGCCTCCCTGGCGCAAATGCGGAGTTTGTTAAGCGACTGA
- a CDS encoding dienelactone hydrolase family protein yields MVFCVGSGPSGRGLATLDDHNNLEVLESSKRRQVLSTIPTTTGIEHAKLAAKPSQAWHSADRTPGESTMIEMTAADGHVFSAYRAVPAGNVKGVVVVLQEIFGVTGQIRKVADTFAKEGFIAVAPRLFDRVQKGIELGYDEASVIQGLDLVKQVGFDHAMADIETTVRSMSSEGRVGIVGYDWGAYLAYSAANHVPGLSTVVGYYGCGIVNDLSQRRKVPTLLHFGANDPYIPRSQLVIFRASRPDLRIYEYPAGHHFACDDRDTYDAASAEKAWTMTLTHLTHRLEGPPAVTLKNQGAYSSSGGKEKKKKAAAVSDDMEPPM; encoded by the coding sequence ATGGTTTTTTGTGTGGGATCTGGCCCAAGCGGTCGTGGCCTGGCAACGCTGGATGATCATAATAATTTAGAAGTCCTAGAAAGTTCCAAGCGACGACAGGTCCTCTCGACTATTCCAACAACGACTGGCATCGAACATGCTAAATTAGCAGCAAAGCCCAGTCAGGCTTGGCATTCAGCTGATAGAACGCCAGGGGAGTCCACAATGATCGAGATGACAGCAGCCGACGGCCATGTGTTTTCAGCTTATCGGGCCGTTCCAGCCGGGAATGTAAAGGGCGTCGTAGTGGTCCTGCAGGAAATCTTTGGGGTCACTGGCCAAATCCGAAAAGTTGCCGATACCTTTGCTAAGGAAGGCTTCATCGCCGTTGCCCCCCGCCTTTTCGACCGCGTTCAGAAGGGCATCGAATTGGGCTACGACGAAGCTTCCGTTATTCAAGGATTGGATTTGGTGAAGCAGGTCGGGTTCGATCATGCAATGGCCGATATCGAAACCACGGTCCGCAGTATGAGCAGCGAAGGTCGGGTTGGTATCGTCGGATACGATTGGGGTGCTTACCTGGCCTATAGCGCAGCCAACCATGTCCCGGGCCTGTCGACGGTAGTGGGGTACTATGGCTGCGGAATAGTCAACGATTTATCGCAGCGGAGAAAGGTTCCAACCCTGCTGCATTTCGGCGCCAACGACCCCTATATCCCCCGAAGCCAGCTGGTGATCTTCCGGGCCAGCAGGCCGGACCTTCGGATTTACGAATACCCGGCCGGCCATCATTTCGCTTGTGACGACCGCGACACCTACGATGCCGCATCCGCCGAGAAAGCCTGGACCATGACCTTGACCCATCTCACTCATCGGCTCGAGGGACCGCCTGCGGTGACACTGAAGAACCAGGGAGCCTACTCTTCGTCCGGAGGTAAGGAAAAGAAGAAAAAAGCGGCTGCCGTTTCCGACGACATGGAACCTCCGATGTAA
- a CDS encoding IS481 family transposase has translation MLIRLHKKATTTPAIREYIRTCGKPIKTLARELNLTVATVRKWRERKDSQDASHRPHRMQTTLSRAQELLVVELRRTLLLSLDDLTAITRAHIHPGASRAALGRLLKREGVSRLTDLIPVAEGEAAPQKSFKDYAPGYLHLDLKELPRMPDEIDKSYLCVAIDRASRWVYFELLPDKTAQGTQAFLARLAAACPFRIETILTDNGKEFTDRFTAQGERQPTGRHPFDQACRALGAEHRLIPPGRPQTNGMVERFNGRIAELLRSTRFKSAAELATTLDQYLQLYNGQIPQRALGHLCPIQVLKKWHEKNPERFNQNIYDLAGLDS, from the coding sequence ATGCTGATCCGACTGCACAAGAAGGCCACCACCACGCCGGCGATCCGGGAATACATTCGGACCTGTGGCAAGCCGATCAAGACCCTGGCCCGGGAACTCAACCTCACCGTCGCCACGGTGCGCAAGTGGCGGGAGCGAAAGGACTCCCAGGATGCCTCCCACCGCCCGCACCGGATGCAAACCACCCTCAGCCGGGCGCAGGAACTGCTGGTGGTGGAACTGCGCCGCACCCTGCTGCTGTCGCTCGATGACCTCACCGCGATCACCCGCGCCCATATCCATCCCGGGGCTTCTCGGGCCGCCCTGGGCCGGCTCCTGAAGCGGGAGGGCGTGTCCCGGCTGACCGACCTGATCCCCGTCGCAGAAGGCGAAGCCGCCCCCCAAAAGTCCTTCAAGGACTACGCCCCCGGTTATCTCCACCTCGACCTCAAGGAACTGCCGCGAATGCCGGACGAGATCGATAAGTCTTACCTCTGCGTCGCCATCGACCGCGCCAGCCGCTGGGTCTACTTCGAGCTTCTGCCCGACAAGACCGCCCAGGGAACTCAGGCTTTCCTGGCACGCCTGGCCGCGGCCTGTCCCTTCCGAATCGAGACGATCCTGACCGACAACGGCAAGGAATTCACCGACCGCTTCACCGCCCAAGGCGAGCGCCAACCCACCGGCCGCCACCCCTTCGACCAAGCCTGCCGCGCCCTCGGCGCCGAACACCGGCTGATCCCGCCAGGCCGACCGCAGACCAACGGCATGGTCGAACGCTTCAACGGCCGGATCGCCGAACTGCTGCGCAGCACCCGCTTCAAAAGCGCCGCCGAACTCGCCACCACTCTCGACCAGTACCTACAACTCTACAATGGCCAGATACCGCAACGCGCCCTCGGCCACCTCTGCCCCATTCAGGTGCTCAAAAAATGGCACGAAAAAAACCCAGAACGGTTTAATCAAAACATATATGATCTTGCGGGACTTGACAGCTAG
- a CDS encoding HigA family addiction module antitoxin translates to MPALRISQIVRGQRAITTDTAYRLALYFGGNAEWWLRLQAQYDMETLLAREGDRLRREVHPTRTRQ, encoded by the coding sequence GTGCCCGCTTTGCGGATAAGTCAGATTGTGCGAGGACAACGAGCCATTACCACCGATACGGCTTACCGGCTAGCCCTTTACTTCGGCGGTAATGCCGAATGGTGGTTGAGATTGCAGGCGCAATACGACATGGAAACTTTGCTCGCACGAGAGGGGGATCGGTTAAGGCGAGAGGTTCACCCTACGCGGACTAGACAATGA
- a CDS encoding formylglycine-generating enzyme family protein: MIKALQRQLIGSLFLIVAPLSTAADWPRSLFNPQPAEGDVIFPMPCGGAMVFRKILIPNQGPLNDYGIVVGGEDADYAYAEHLRPAHIAGSFDQDAKTRYYLIGKYEVNRAQYAALGSQCQPPAEDQRLPQNNLTWLEAMVFADRYSQWLLKNAVDKLPKDGQQSGFLRLPTEVEWEFATRGGLAVPLARFRERVYPMDDEMVRYVWFEGAESANGKPQPIGALKPNPAGLHDVLGNVDEMVFDLYRLNRLDRLHGQPGGFVVRGGNYFTPQAEIRSAQRIEVPFYVKGEPRRAETTGFRLVMTVPVESSREKLRSLRESWNRLGSVAAPEVPSTPVEAIAAKGLEDPVAELGVISDAAQDLNMKHRLRNVQNRLKVTIQERDDQRKLAAKAALRLGAFLCQKMGTDGKWVDAAETLLRQREAAFGIDDPGVRSRRDRLQADRAALTENLLYYAETILGAAAIYDGQVLGEQFEVLKTELTLKNYQSLLGYADTYYRQLAAYRGKPAVRQRAWLDECKALNKK, translated from the coding sequence GTGATCAAAGCATTACAACGGCAGCTCATCGGTTCGCTGTTCCTGATCGTGGCTCCGTTAAGCACGGCCGCGGACTGGCCCCGGAGCCTGTTCAACCCTCAGCCGGCGGAAGGCGACGTGATTTTTCCCATGCCCTGCGGTGGCGCCATGGTTTTCCGTAAGATATTGATTCCGAACCAGGGGCCACTCAACGACTACGGCATTGTCGTGGGCGGGGAGGATGCGGACTACGCCTATGCAGAGCACCTGCGGCCGGCCCATATCGCTGGAAGCTTCGACCAGGATGCCAAGACCCGCTACTACCTCATTGGCAAATACGAGGTGAACCGTGCCCAGTACGCCGCTCTGGGATCGCAATGCCAGCCGCCTGCGGAAGACCAGCGACTGCCGCAGAACAACCTCACTTGGCTGGAAGCCATGGTGTTCGCCGACCGCTACAGCCAATGGCTGCTGAAAAATGCTGTCGACAAACTGCCGAAAGATGGCCAGCAGTCCGGATTTCTGCGCCTGCCGACCGAAGTGGAATGGGAGTTCGCCACCCGCGGTGGTCTCGCTGTACCCCTCGCGCGATTCCGCGAGCGGGTGTATCCGATGGATGACGAAATGGTGCGCTACGTCTGGTTCGAAGGCGCCGAATCGGCCAACGGCAAGCCCCAGCCCATCGGCGCGCTCAAGCCCAACCCGGCAGGTCTCCACGATGTCCTCGGCAACGTGGACGAAATGGTGTTCGACCTCTACCGTCTGAACCGGCTCGATCGGCTCCACGGCCAGCCCGGGGGGTTCGTGGTGCGGGGCGGCAACTACTTCACACCCCAGGCCGAGATCCGTAGCGCCCAGCGTATCGAGGTGCCGTTCTACGTCAAAGGTGAGCCGCGGCGGGCGGAAACTACGGGGTTCCGGCTGGTGATGACGGTGCCGGTGGAATCCTCCCGCGAAAAGCTCAGGTCATTGCGGGAGAGCTGGAACAGACTCGGCTCCGTAGCTGCGCCGGAAGTCCCCTCCACCCCAGTCGAAGCCATCGCCGCCAAGGGGTTGGAGGATCCGGTCGCAGAGCTCGGAGTAATCTCGGACGCGGCACAGGATCTCAACATGAAGCACCGGCTCAGGAACGTCCAGAACCGGCTCAAAGTGACCATCCAGGAACGTGATGACCAGCGCAAGCTGGCGGCCAAGGCGGCATTGCGTCTGGGAGCTTTTCTGTGCCAGAAGATGGGGACAGACGGGAAATGGGTCGATGCCGCGGAAACCCTGCTCAGGCAGCGGGAGGCGGCGTTCGGTATCGACGATCCGGGCGTCAGGTCGCGCCGCGACCGGTTGCAGGCCGACCGTGCTGCCCTGACGGAAAATCTCTTGTACTATGCGGAGACGATCCTGGGCGCGGCGGCGATCTATGACGGGCAGGTGTTGGGCGAACAATTCGAGGTCCTCAAGACCGAACTGACATTGAAGAACTACCAGTCCTTGCTCGGCTATGCCGATACCTATTACCGGCAATTGGCGGCTTATCGCGGGAAGCCAGCGGTTCGGCAGCGTGCCTGGCTCGACGAATGCAAGGCGCTGAACAAGAAATGA
- a CDS encoding alkaline phosphatase family protein: protein MCSTRFFGVLSTVAAISLLATSQVQATPKVILISLDGAEPSRILQYLTLGVLPRDKGLGLLASKGLMAKQNVTTSPSLTAVGHIAIATGASAARNDIVANTFHLLASPINRSISGFAAPIGGYSIDGPIESADPTAEPMWLALRAAGRKVVAATWPGADGATITAPGITPTAILQKSDTRTVDYTVPYGSFAGPGATGFVLTAGEHNATYQINMETRPRRHGFRFDRRGFFSGSAIHTGSIDLGWPNLLWGGQAKDRCPGNLHQQRRELQDSSGRHGHQQR, encoded by the coding sequence ATGTGTAGCACGCGATTTTTTGGAGTTCTGAGCACGGTAGCTGCGATTTCGCTCCTCGCAACTTCCCAGGTTCAGGCAACGCCCAAGGTGATCCTGATTTCGCTGGATGGGGCCGAACCTTCGCGTATCCTGCAGTACTTGACCCTGGGGGTTCTGCCCCGAGATAAAGGCCTGGGTTTGCTGGCTAGCAAGGGCCTCATGGCGAAGCAGAACGTTACGACTTCACCTTCACTGACGGCGGTCGGCCATATCGCCATTGCCACCGGTGCCAGCGCGGCCAGGAACGATATCGTGGCCAATACGTTTCATCTGCTCGCCAGCCCGATCAATCGCAGCATTAGCGGATTCGCGGCTCCCATCGGGGGCTACTCCATCGATGGCCCCATCGAAAGCGCTGACCCCACCGCCGAGCCGATGTGGCTGGCCTTACGCGCGGCCGGGAGGAAAGTCGTCGCGGCCACTTGGCCCGGCGCCGATGGCGCCACGATAACCGCACCGGGCATTACGCCAACCGCGATATTGCAGAAGTCCGACACCCGCACGGTGGATTACACGGTTCCGTATGGTTCGTTTGCCGGCCCCGGCGCCACGGGTTTCGTTTTGACCGCCGGAGAGCATAACGCCACATATCAGATAAATATGGAAACCCGGCCCCGGCGCCACGGGTTTCGTTTTGACCGCCGGGGATTTTTCTCCGGCTCCGCAATCCACACTGGATCAATTGACCTCGGCTGGCCGAATCTTTTATGGGGAGGTCAAGCAAAAGACCGATGCCCTGGAAACCTTCACCAGCAACGGCGTGAGCTTCAAGATTCAAGTGGCCGCCATGGACACCAGCAACGATAA